The Ignatzschineria rhizosphaerae genome contains a region encoding:
- a CDS encoding efflux RND transporter periplasmic adaptor subunit: MKAALKKYLMTVIAAFVLIVTAYQLWNFYVLGGWTRDGKIRADVIQVSSQVSGRLVNLPIVDNQLVEKGDLLFEIEAIDYEINLRNAQAQLEQLRIRQEQAELQYNRRTELGNVAAISKEHLEEVKYNLDLLNDQVQQAEIAVEKATLDLSRTKIYAEVSGYVTNLNIRVGNFIPAGQPLFALVDKHSFHVVGYFEETKLPYIEVGRRVEIIPYNGGEKMYGHITGYGRAIFDQSAQTGEQLLQAVKPNYPWVTLAQRIPVKIVLDLDEAALDAHKLIAGTTVTVIVLDED, from the coding sequence ATGAAAGCAGCTTTAAAAAAATATTTAATGACGGTTATTGCCGCATTTGTATTGATTGTAACAGCTTACCAATTATGGAATTTTTATGTATTAGGCGGCTGGACGCGTGATGGTAAGATCCGCGCTGATGTGATTCAAGTCTCTTCTCAAGTTTCGGGAAGATTAGTTAATTTGCCGATTGTTGATAATCAGTTAGTGGAGAAGGGAGATCTTCTATTTGAGATTGAGGCCATTGATTACGAGATCAATTTACGTAACGCACAAGCGCAGTTAGAGCAGCTCCGTATTCGTCAAGAGCAAGCAGAATTACAATATAATCGCCGAACAGAGTTAGGGAATGTGGCGGCAATCTCTAAAGAGCATTTAGAAGAGGTGAAGTATAATTTAGACCTGTTAAATGATCAGGTGCAACAAGCAGAGATTGCGGTTGAAAAAGCGACATTAGATTTAAGCCGCACAAAAATCTATGCCGAAGTCAGTGGCTATGTCACCAATTTAAATATTCGTGTGGGGAATTTTATTCCAGCAGGGCAACCTTTATTTGCTCTTGTCGATAAGCATAGCTTTCATGTTGTGGGGTATTTTGAAGAGACTAAACTTCCCTATATTGAGGTCGGGCGTAGAGTCGAAATCATCCCTTATAACGGTGGGGAGAAGATGTATGGGCATATTACAGGTTATGGCCGAGCGATCTTCGATCAAAGCGCGCAAACAGGTGAGCAGTTGTTGCAAGCTGTTAAACCCAATTATCCTTGGGTCACCTTAGCGCAGAGAATCCCTGTTAAAATTGTGTTAGATCTAGATGAAGCGGCACTAGATGCGCATAAATTGATTGCAGGGACAACGGTTACGGTGATTGTTTTGGATGAAGATTAA
- a CDS encoding DUF1656 domain-containing protein, whose protein sequence is MTELVFGSLVFLPGILKVLILGFFIWLFIRGFYRKKLYSGGIWHPNLVDISVYFVSLYVSHLIFLFLQG, encoded by the coding sequence ATGACAGAACTTGTTTTTGGTTCGCTAGTGTTTTTGCCAGGGATATTGAAAGTATTAATTTTAGGCTTTTTTATCTGGTTGTTTATCCGAGGGTTTTATCGTAAGAAACTCTATTCTGGGGGAATTTGGCATCCTAATTTAGTAGATATTAGTGTCTATTTTGTTTCACTTTATGTGAGTCACCTAATCTTTCTATTTTTACAAGGTTAA
- a CDS encoding ribonucleoside-diphosphate reductase subunit alpha, with product MKNYLLPFETEESTIEHEKLWWLNSESEQILNRGYLLKGETVKGAIHRITEAAATRLKRPELQPQFEEIIERGWMSLSSPIWANMGTERGLPISCFNVSLPDRIEGITHKLGEVIMQTKIGGGTSGYFGHLRERGSAVTDNGKSSGAVSFMKLFDTAMETISQGGVRRGAFAAYLDIDHPDCEEFLQIRNIGNPIQNLFFGVCIPDYWMQEMIDGDREKRHLWAKVLESRQEKGMPYLFFSDNVNRHKPQVYKDHNMRINGSNLCTEIMLPSNIDESFICCLSSMNLELYDEWKDTKAVQLAIHFLDAVLQEFIDKTEDNYYLGAANRFAKRHRAIGLGVLGWHSYLQRNRIPFESMQAKMLTGEIFKKMQTQADEATKELALMYGEPELLKGYGRRNTTTMAIAPTTSSSAILGQSSPGIEPFSSNYYKAGLSKGNFMRKNRYLKVLLEEKGLDNEETWRTIMLAGGSVQHLTALTEEERAVFKTFKEISQLEIIQQASIRQKYIDQGQSMNINIPAALPIKEVNQLLIEAWRLGIKSVYYQRSQSVAKEMVASLVACSSCEA from the coding sequence ATGAAAAATTATTTATTACCTTTTGAAACCGAAGAATCCACGATTGAACATGAAAAGCTTTGGTGGCTCAACTCAGAAAGTGAACAGATCTTAAATCGCGGTTATCTCTTAAAAGGGGAAACGGTTAAAGGCGCTATTCACCGAATTACAGAAGCTGCAGCAACAAGATTAAAGCGCCCAGAACTTCAGCCTCAGTTTGAAGAGATTATAGAGCGTGGTTGGATGAGTTTAAGCTCTCCTATTTGGGCCAATATGGGAACAGAGCGAGGATTGCCGATCTCTTGTTTTAATGTCAGTTTGCCAGATCGCATTGAGGGGATTACCCACAAACTTGGGGAAGTGATTATGCAAACCAAGATTGGCGGCGGCACTTCTGGTTATTTTGGGCATCTTCGTGAGCGGGGAAGCGCGGTTACGGATAATGGTAAAAGTAGTGGCGCTGTGAGTTTTATGAAGCTCTTTGATACGGCGATGGAAACGATCTCTCAAGGCGGCGTTCGCCGTGGTGCTTTTGCCGCTTATCTTGATATTGATCACCCTGATTGTGAGGAGTTCTTACAAATTCGCAATATTGGTAATCCCATTCAAAATCTCTTTTTTGGCGTTTGTATTCCTGATTATTGGATGCAGGAGATGATTGATGGCGATCGTGAAAAACGGCACCTATGGGCGAAGGTTTTAGAGAGCCGCCAAGAGAAGGGCATGCCCTATCTCTTCTTTTCCGATAATGTGAATCGTCATAAGCCGCAAGTCTATAAAGATCATAATATGCGCATTAATGGTAGCAATCTCTGTACGGAGATTATGCTTCCTTCCAATATTGATGAGTCATTTATCTGCTGTTTATCCTCGATGAACTTAGAGCTTTATGATGAATGGAAAGATACAAAAGCGGTGCAATTAGCGATTCATTTCTTAGATGCGGTGTTGCAAGAATTCATCGATAAAACAGAAGATAATTATTATCTTGGGGCGGCAAACCGTTTTGCTAAACGCCATCGTGCCATCGGACTTGGGGTTTTAGGCTGGCACTCTTATTTGCAACGTAACCGAATTCCTTTTGAGAGCATGCAAGCAAAGATGCTAACGGGGGAGATTTTTAAAAAGATGCAAACGCAAGCAGATGAAGCGACGAAGGAACTTGCCTTAATGTATGGTGAGCCAGAGCTCTTAAAAGGTTATGGTCGCCGCAATACAACCACAATGGCGATTGCACCAACAACCTCTTCTTCTGCCATTTTAGGGCAGAGTTCACCAGGAATTGAGCCATTTAGTAGTAATTACTATAAGGCAGGATTATCAAAGGGGAACTTTATGCGTAAGAATCGCTATCTTAAAGTTTTACTAGAAGAGAAAGGACTCGATAATGAAGAGACATGGCGCACCATTATGCTCGCTGGCGGCTCTGTTCAGCATTTAACGGCACTTACTGAAGAAGAGCGCGCGGTCTTTAAAACCTTTAAAGAGATTAGTCAGCTAGAGATCATTCAGCAAGCGAGTATTCGCCAGAAATATATTGATCAAGGGCAGAGTATGAATATTAATATTCCGGCAGCGCTTCCGATTAAAGAGGTGAATCAGCTGTTGATTGAAGCTTGGCGATTAGGGATTAAATCAGTCTACTATCAGCGTAGCCAAAGCGTCGCAAAAGAGATGGTGGCAAGTTTAGTTGCTTGCTCGAGCTGCGAAGCATAA